One Desulfonatronum thiodismutans DNA segment encodes these proteins:
- a CDS encoding OmpH family outer membrane protein, protein MRLCFRALLVAALFLAVGTATPAWAQVKVGILDMQAIIAESVPGQEAMNELRTRFESMRTELDAQNEAIGKLRDELQRQSMVLSQEAQQDKELEYRRKVRDFQDQFQSFQMKMKGEEDRLSEPILELLINVINTYGRQNNFTMIIDGNASGLVYADEAVIITDAVKEELNKAWRAR, encoded by the coding sequence ATGCGTTTGTGTTTTCGTGCGTTGCTCGTCGCGGCGCTGTTTTTGGCGGTCGGAACGGCCACTCCGGCCTGGGCCCAGGTCAAGGTCGGCATCCTGGACATGCAGGCGATTATCGCGGAGTCGGTTCCCGGCCAGGAAGCCATGAACGAGTTGCGCACCCGGTTTGAATCCATGCGCACCGAATTGGACGCGCAGAACGAGGCTATCGGCAAGCTGCGTGACGAGTTGCAGCGCCAAAGCATGGTCCTCAGCCAGGAAGCCCAGCAGGACAAGGAACTGGAGTACCGCCGGAAGGTGCGTGACTTTCAAGACCAGTTTCAGTCCTTTCAGATGAAGATGAAGGGCGAGGAGGATCGTCTGAGTGAGCCAATTCTGGAGCTGCTGATCAATGTCATCAACACGTACGGCAGACAGAACAACTTTACCATGATCATCGACGGCAACGCCTCCGGTTTGGTGTATGCCGACGAAGCCGTGATCATTACCGACGCAGTGAAAGAAGAGTTGAACAAGGCTTGGCGGGCCAGGTAG
- a CDS encoding VanZ family protein produces MQRLPNKPLSSIVPLIYMVLILIGASVPADSDSEPHLLEFLLLPPTFQNLLHIPVYGLLAFLWRWTLDRHMSSRAAFILALLITVCFGAFQEWVQSLVPGRFGSVNDVFFDAIGAVLGLWVFSRLTRGNNHPDHSQ; encoded by the coding sequence ATGCAGAGACTACCCAATAAACCGCTCAGCTCAATAGTACCTCTTATTTATATGGTCCTTATCCTCATCGGCGCGTCTGTTCCAGCAGATAGCGACAGCGAGCCGCATCTACTCGAATTTCTCTTGCTTCCACCTACTTTCCAGAATTTGCTGCACATCCCGGTCTACGGGCTCCTGGCCTTTCTCTGGCGCTGGACCCTGGACAGGCACATGTCGTCCAGGGCGGCATTTATCCTTGCCTTGCTCATCACGGTGTGTTTCGGCGCCTTCCAGGAGTGGGTTCAATCGCTGGTCCCAGGAAGATTCGGATCAGTCAATGATGTTTTTTTCGACGCAATAGGGGCTGTATTAGGGCTGTGGGTCTTCAGCCGCCTTACGCGTGGCAATAACCATCCTGATCATTCGCAGTAA
- the lpxD gene encoding UDP-3-O-(3-hydroxymyristoyl)glucosamine N-acyltransferase gives MAYTLSELAGLLGLSMQGADLTIHGLAGLESAGAEELSFLAGSKHLSQLRTTKAGAVIVPAEFASEVDSGLISANPYLDFTRALRLYAVPQGRLSGLSEAAWIHPEARVDSSTTLYPHVFVGQGAEIGKDCRLFSGVYVGEDCRIGQRVTIYPNAVLMSGTVVGDDVIIHSGAVLGSDGFGYTPGPRGLEKVPQIGNLVIENHVEIGANTTIDRATLGTTRIGAGTKIDNLVQIGHNVEIGPHCILVSQVGIAGSSKLGERVTLAGQVGVADHLHLGDGCRVGAKSGVNRSLTGGQDYLGSPAVEARKFLRVAATWNRLPDMAKRLAVLEKELETLKTTLSKEES, from the coding sequence ATGGCCTATACGCTCTCCGAATTGGCCGGTTTACTTGGGCTGTCCATGCAGGGAGCCGACCTAACCATTCACGGGCTGGCGGGCTTGGAAAGCGCGGGAGCCGAGGAGCTGAGCTTTCTTGCCGGATCGAAGCATTTGTCCCAACTCCGAACGACCAAGGCCGGGGCGGTGATCGTCCCGGCCGAGTTTGCGTCCGAGGTCGACTCGGGCCTGATCAGCGCCAATCCATACCTGGACTTCACGCGGGCTTTGCGCCTGTATGCCGTCCCACAAGGCCGACTTTCCGGCCTCAGCGAGGCGGCCTGGATTCATCCGGAGGCCCGTGTGGATTCCTCGACGACCCTCTACCCTCACGTCTTCGTGGGGCAGGGCGCGGAAATCGGAAAGGACTGTCGGCTGTTCAGCGGCGTGTATGTTGGCGAGGACTGTCGGATCGGCCAACGAGTGACCATCTACCCCAACGCCGTGCTCATGTCCGGGACGGTGGTGGGCGATGACGTGATCATTCACTCCGGTGCCGTTTTGGGCAGCGACGGGTTCGGCTACACTCCCGGCCCCCGAGGTCTGGAAAAGGTGCCCCAGATCGGCAACCTGGTGATCGAGAACCACGTGGAGATCGGGGCCAACACCACCATTGACCGGGCCACCTTGGGGACCACCCGAATCGGCGCCGGAACAAAAATCGACAACCTCGTGCAGATTGGACATAACGTGGAGATCGGACCTCATTGCATCCTGGTTTCCCAGGTGGGCATCGCCGGGAGTTCCAAGCTGGGCGAGCGGGTCACCCTCGCCGGCCAGGTTGGTGTGGCCGACCATCTGCATTTGGGCGATGGCTGCCGGGTCGGAGCCAAGTCCGGGGTGAACCGATCCCTTACCGGAGGCCAGGATTATCTCGGTTCTCCGGCGGTGGAAGCCAGGAAGTTCCTACGCGTCGCGGCCACCTGGAATCGCCTCCCGGACATGGCCAAGCGTCTGGCAGTACTGGAAAAAGAACTCGAAACCCTTAAAACGACCCTTTCCAAGGAAGAATCATGA
- the lpxA gene encoding acyl-ACP--UDP-N-acetylglucosamine O-acyltransferase, producing the protein MGTRIHPTAVVDPGADLGQDVQIGPMCVIDADVVVGDRTKIDAQARIHAHTRLGTDNHVHSFAFIGGDPQHVKYKGEPTLLEIGDRNLIREYVTLHRGTVGGEGVTRLGSDCLLMAYAHVAHDCVVEDKVIMANAATLGGHVHVGTKAVLGGLCAVHQFARVGAYAFIGGKAGISLDIPPYMIATGTPAKLYGPNVIGLKRQGFTSEAVAGIEKAYKIIWRSGKKRQDAIEEVRQTCPDSSEVAFLLEFLQGTTRGVSADNQLAVNGQDIPLY; encoded by the coding sequence ATGGGTACCCGGATTCACCCTACCGCCGTCGTCGATCCTGGTGCTGATCTGGGCCAGGACGTCCAAATCGGACCAATGTGCGTCATCGACGCGGACGTGGTCGTCGGCGACCGGACCAAGATCGACGCCCAGGCCCGCATCCACGCCCACACCCGTCTCGGAACGGACAACCACGTGCATTCCTTCGCCTTCATCGGCGGCGATCCCCAGCATGTGAAATACAAAGGCGAACCGACCCTGCTGGAAATCGGCGACCGCAACCTGATCCGGGAATACGTCACCCTGCACCGGGGTACCGTTGGCGGCGAGGGAGTGACCCGCCTGGGCTCGGACTGTCTGCTGATGGCCTATGCCCACGTGGCCCACGACTGCGTGGTTGAGGACAAGGTGATCATGGCCAACGCGGCCACTCTGGGCGGACACGTACATGTCGGAACCAAGGCCGTGCTCGGCGGATTGTGCGCCGTGCATCAGTTCGCCCGGGTCGGAGCCTACGCCTTCATTGGGGGCAAGGCCGGGATCAGTCTGGACATCCCCCCGTACATGATCGCCACGGGCACCCCGGCCAAGCTTTACGGTCCCAACGTCATCGGACTGAAGCGTCAGGGATTCACCTCCGAAGCCGTGGCCGGGATCGAAAAAGCCTACAAGATCATCTGGCGTTCCGGAAAGAAGCGCCAGGACGCCATCGAAGAAGTCCGGCAGACCTGCCCCGATTCCTCCGAAGTCGCTTTCCTGCTCGAATTCCTCCAGGGCACGACCCGGGGCGTTTCCGCGGACAACCAGCTCGCGGTCAACGGCCAGGACATTCCGCTGTATTGA
- a CDS encoding Rpn family recombination-promoting nuclease/putative transposase: MSEINNTHDTFFRETMSHKEVAADFLANYLPAKILNHIHLDTLTITKDSFVDEKQAEHYSDLLYQVILSTGLPGFVYFLFEHKSYPDRFVVLQLLRYLIEIWELHRKQHPKAKTLPLVIPIVVYHGKPKGQAVRLSELVDIPDPELSAFIPNFDLAFHDFSPETDEVIKGQLLLQLVLLCLQAKNTPEAVEKLAEIISLVIQMDENATSMHWLEKIFRYVLAVMDIEPEEMQDMFTQSLSEGKGGMFMTVAERLTIKGRVEGRVEGEVLGRQAIIQRLVTKRFGQNILDIQFQERLRKATPEQLDLWAEKLLDAKSIDEVFKDS, translated from the coding sequence ATGAGCGAGATCAACAACACCCACGACACGTTTTTCCGGGAGACCATGAGCCACAAGGAGGTGGCCGCGGACTTTCTGGCCAACTATCTTCCGGCAAAGATCTTGAATCATATCCATCTGGATACGTTGACCATCACCAAAGACAGCTTCGTGGACGAAAAGCAGGCCGAACATTATTCGGACCTGCTCTACCAGGTTATACTGAGCACCGGCCTGCCTGGGTTCGTCTATTTCCTCTTCGAGCACAAAAGTTACCCGGATCGGTTCGTGGTTCTGCAACTGCTCAGATACCTTATCGAAATCTGGGAACTCCACCGCAAGCAACACCCAAAAGCCAAAACCCTGCCCCTGGTCATCCCGATCGTGGTCTACCACGGCAAACCCAAAGGCCAAGCCGTCCGGCTTTCCGAACTCGTAGATATTCCTGATCCAGAACTGTCCGCCTTCATTCCCAACTTCGACCTTGCCTTCCACGACTTCTCCCCGGAAACCGACGAGGTCATCAAAGGCCAGTTACTTCTCCAACTGGTCCTGCTCTGCCTCCAAGCCAAGAATACCCCGGAGGCCGTGGAGAAACTTGCGGAGATCATCTCCCTGGTGATCCAAATGGACGAGAACGCCACGTCCATGCATTGGCTGGAAAAGATTTTTCGGTACGTGCTTGCGGTTATGGACATCGAGCCCGAAGAAATGCAGGATATGTTCACACAAAGCCTTTCAGAAGGAAAAGGAGGCATGTTTATGACAGTAGCTGAAAGACTAACGATTAAAGGCCGTGTCGAAGGCCGTGTCGAAGGCGAAGTTCTAGGCCGCCAAGCAATTATCCAACGCTTGGTCACCAAACGCTTTGGCCAAAATATCCTTGACATCCAATTCCAGGAACGTCTCCGCAAGGCCACGCCGGAACAACTCGACCTCTGGGCCGAGAAACTGCTGGACGCCAAAAGCATTGACGAGGTGTTCAAGGATAGCTGA
- a CDS encoding LpxI family protein produces the protein MDFLDQSNTADIRSGTLAIIAGGGRLPRLVLDGARAMGLRVVGVGFAGETEADLAQAMDAWQWLHLGQLGKLIAFCKQQGVGRIVMAGKVHKARAVNFRPDWRAAKLLWKIRNTQDDVLLRAITQELESEGLTVVAAQDFLPHLKTPEGELTRRRPTPEEQADIEFGWPLARQMGSLDVGQCVVVRKRSAVAVEALEGTDATILRAGELVGPGCVVIKVFKPIQDPRLDLPAIGPQTIRTMIQAQASCLAVEAGRSLFLDLPESLSLAESAGISIVGLAS, from the coding sequence ATGGATTTTCTTGACCAATCGAACACGGCGGACATTCGTTCCGGGACCCTGGCGATTATTGCCGGGGGGGGGCGTCTGCCGCGGTTGGTGCTGGACGGGGCGCGGGCCATGGGACTGCGCGTGGTGGGCGTGGGATTTGCCGGGGAGACCGAGGCGGATTTGGCCCAGGCCATGGACGCGTGGCAATGGCTGCATCTGGGCCAGTTGGGCAAGTTGATCGCCTTTTGCAAGCAGCAGGGCGTCGGACGGATCGTCATGGCCGGCAAGGTGCACAAGGCCCGGGCCGTGAATTTTCGGCCGGACTGGCGGGCGGCCAAACTGCTCTGGAAGATTCGGAATACGCAGGACGACGTGCTGTTGCGGGCCATCACCCAGGAACTGGAAAGCGAAGGCTTGACCGTGGTCGCGGCCCAGGATTTCCTTCCCCACCTGAAAACCCCGGAAGGGGAGCTGACCCGGCGCAGGCCCACGCCGGAAGAACAAGCGGACATTGAATTCGGCTGGCCCTTGGCCCGGCAAATGGGCTCCTTGGACGTGGGGCAGTGCGTGGTGGTTCGTAAGCGAAGCGCCGTGGCCGTGGAGGCCCTGGAAGGCACCGACGCCACGATTCTGCGGGCTGGCGAGTTGGTCGGGCCGGGGTGCGTGGTGATCAAGGTCTTCAAGCCGATCCAGGACCCGCGTCTGGACCTTCCGGCCATTGGTCCGCAAACCATTCGGACCATGATTCAAGCCCAGGCGTCCTGCCTGGCCGTGGAAGCGGGCCGCAGCCTGTTTCTGGACCTTCCGGAAAGCCTCAGCTTGGCCGAGTCGGCCGGAATCAGCATCGTCGGGCTGGCATCATGA
- a CDS encoding VanZ family protein, which produces MTPETSIKRLFIFLLFTHACFIIYGSLVPFRFEYLPLSEAWAGLLAVLISPPRLYSNTNLLANVLIGIPGPFLFLAAFHTRKSLLRSLFLVPAALAYCALLAATAEFLQLYFPGRMTLLSDIMAQTMGGAMGIACWLIIGSYTRTMLQALLFEDSGKTTGTFLLLCYLGMILLLHALPLDLSARMGTLYRQLEDGRIILVPFSTWSSPSAIIASLPTVLAWMPVGWFLVRVKAWPLAAAMLVAALGAAFLEFVQLFVLSRTTDATNIPLGSMGGLAGGIIGKLSSGPTASPVPRGTSWRNTALGSALFLAWFGLTIRSFWSPFTFQFNRAFLTQRVNDISLIPLHAYIGKPYLLSAFNILEVLVYFIPLGVIFSTFVTRHFQGQSARAVTLLFFVISCLLAGLVETGQIFLPQRYPDITDWMLMVAGAMFGHVVSSLVWKKQMT; this is translated from the coding sequence ATGACCCCTGAAACCAGCATCAAGCGGCTGTTCATTTTCCTGCTGTTCACCCACGCTTGCTTCATCATCTACGGCAGCCTGGTGCCGTTCAGGTTCGAGTACCTGCCCCTGTCCGAGGCGTGGGCGGGGTTACTAGCCGTCCTGATCTCGCCGCCGCGGCTCTATTCCAACACCAATCTGCTGGCCAACGTGCTGATCGGGATACCCGGCCCTTTCTTGTTTCTCGCTGCCTTCCACACCCGAAAAAGCCTTTTGCGCTCGCTGTTCCTGGTCCCAGCTGCCCTGGCCTACTGCGCGCTGCTGGCCGCCACGGCCGAATTTCTGCAGCTCTATTTCCCCGGCAGGATGACCCTGCTCAGTGACATCATGGCCCAGACCATGGGCGGGGCCATGGGCATTGCCTGCTGGCTGATCATCGGCTCATATACCAGGACCATGCTCCAGGCCCTGCTGTTCGAAGACAGCGGCAAAACGACCGGGACCTTTCTGCTCTTGTGCTACCTGGGCATGATCCTGCTGTTGCACGCCCTGCCCCTGGACCTGTCGGCGCGCATGGGAACGCTGTATCGACAGTTGGAGGACGGCAGGATCATTCTCGTCCCTTTCAGCACTTGGTCGTCCCCATCAGCGATCATCGCCAGTTTGCCCACGGTGCTGGCCTGGATGCCGGTGGGCTGGTTCCTGGTCAGGGTCAAGGCCTGGCCCCTGGCCGCGGCCATGCTTGTTGCGGCCCTAGGCGCCGCGTTTCTGGAATTCGTGCAGCTCTTTGTCCTCAGCCGGACCACGGACGCGACCAACATCCCTCTCGGATCGATGGGGGGGCTGGCCGGGGGCATCATTGGAAAGCTCAGCTCGGGCCCGACAGCATCCCCCGTGCCCAGGGGCACGTCCTGGCGCAACACGGCGTTGGGAAGCGCCCTTTTCCTGGCTTGGTTCGGCCTGACAATCCGCTCCTTCTGGTCGCCCTTCACCTTCCAGTTCAACAGGGCCTTTCTTACCCAGCGGGTCAACGACATCTCGCTCATCCCGCTGCATGCCTACATTGGAAAGCCGTATCTGCTCTCAGCCTTCAACATCCTGGAGGTGCTGGTTTACTTCATTCCATTGGGCGTGATCTTTTCCACCTTTGTGACCCGACATTTCCAGGGCCAGAGCGCACGGGCCGTGACCCTGCTGTTTTTCGTCATCTCGTGTCTGCTGGCCGGCCTGGTCGAGACCGGCCAGATCTTCCTCCCCCAGCGCTATCCGGATATCACGGACTGGATGCTCATGGTCGCCGGGGCCATGTTTGGTCATGTCGTGAGCAGCTTGGTCTGGAAAAAACAGATGACCTGA
- a CDS encoding bifunctional sulfate adenylyltransferase/adenylylsulfate kinase, giving the protein MHLDPPTSPYAESLLVHFRRVEFLKQEALRLPSLGLNQRQLCDLELLLNRAFYPLCGFMNQDDYQCVLEKMRLADGTVWPMPIVLDVEAVMADQLVPGRQLALSDQEGFLLAVLTVSGTWKADKRAEALSIFGTDDPAAHPGVQRLFSETRDWYVGGRLEGLHLPQHYDFPELRLSPSETHRFFAQRGWRNVAGFQTNQPLHCAHKEMVLRAAREAGASLFIQPVVGHLRPGDLDHFTMVSCYQEFIKAFPRNMAHLGLIPLAGRQAGPREALWEAVVRKNYGCNHFMVADDHGDPLTHDLEQRFYPLGAAQDLVRGLEAETGVRMIPLKPVAYVEDKAQYVVKEEITADMTVKDISSSELRRRLEFDLEIPDWFSLPGVVVELKKAYPPRHSQGFSVLLTGLSGSGKSTLAKVLFVKFMAMRHRPVTLLDGDIVRRNLSSELNFSREHRDLNVQRIGFVASEITKNRGIAICAPIAPYEQSRRIARDMISQYGGYVEVYMSAPLKTCELRDRKGLYAKARAGLVTGVTGVDDPYEPPVNPELTIDTTELTPNEAAQEVLLYLEEQGYVR; this is encoded by the coding sequence ATGCATCTCGACCCTCCCACTTCTCCCTATGCCGAAAGCCTGCTGGTCCATTTCCGACGGGTTGAATTCCTGAAACAGGAGGCCCTGCGGCTGCCCTCGCTGGGGCTGAACCAGCGCCAACTTTGCGACCTGGAACTGCTTTTGAATAGGGCTTTTTATCCGCTATGCGGCTTCATGAACCAGGATGACTACCAATGCGTCCTGGAGAAGATGCGCCTTGCCGACGGCACGGTCTGGCCCATGCCCATCGTTCTGGACGTGGAAGCCGTCATGGCGGATCAGTTGGTCCCGGGGCGGCAACTGGCCCTAAGCGACCAGGAAGGGTTTCTTCTGGCGGTCCTCACGGTTTCCGGGACGTGGAAGGCGGACAAGCGCGCCGAGGCCCTGTCCATTTTCGGGACGGATGATCCGGCGGCGCATCCGGGCGTGCAGCGGCTTTTTTCCGAAACCAGGGACTGGTACGTGGGCGGCCGCCTGGAAGGGTTGCACCTGCCCCAGCACTACGATTTCCCGGAGCTGCGCCTCTCCCCATCCGAAACGCACCGCTTCTTTGCCCAGCGCGGCTGGCGGAACGTGGCCGGATTCCAAACCAACCAGCCCCTGCACTGCGCGCACAAGGAAATGGTCCTCCGAGCGGCACGGGAAGCCGGGGCCAGTCTGTTCATTCAGCCCGTGGTCGGCCATCTTCGCCCCGGAGACCTGGATCATTTCACCATGGTCAGCTGCTACCAGGAGTTCATCAAGGCCTTTCCCCGAAACATGGCGCACCTGGGTCTCATCCCCCTGGCCGGACGCCAAGCGGGTCCGCGCGAGGCGCTGTGGGAAGCCGTGGTCCGCAAGAACTACGGCTGCAATCATTTCATGGTCGCCGATGACCACGGCGACCCCTTAACGCACGATTTGGAACAGCGCTTCTATCCCCTGGGAGCCGCCCAGGATTTGGTTCGCGGCCTGGAGGCGGAAACCGGAGTGCGCATGATTCCCCTCAAGCCCGTAGCCTATGTTGAAGACAAGGCCCAGTACGTGGTCAAGGAGGAAATTACCGCGGACATGACCGTGAAGGACATTTCCTCCTCGGAACTGCGTCGACGCCTTGAATTTGACCTGGAAATTCCCGATTGGTTCTCGCTCCCCGGGGTCGTGGTCGAGCTGAAAAAGGCCTATCCTCCACGGCACAGCCAGGGGTTCAGCGTGCTGCTCACCGGCCTGTCCGGCTCGGGCAAATCAACTCTGGCCAAGGTTTTGTTCGTCAAGTTCATGGCCATGCGCCACCGCCCGGTCACCCTGCTGGACGGAGACATCGTCCGCCGCAATCTGTCCAGCGAGTTGAACTTCTCCCGAGAGCACCGCGACCTGAACGTGCAGCGCATCGGCTTCGTGGCCTCTGAAATAACGAAAAACAGGGGGATCGCCATTTGCGCCCCCATCGCTCCCTACGAGCAGTCCCGGCGCATCGCCCGGGACATGATCAGTCAGTACGGCGGGTACGTCGAGGTGTATATGAGCGCGCCGCTGAAGACCTGCGAATTGCGCGACCGCAAAGGCCTCTATGCCAAGGCCAGGGCTGGACTTGTCACGGGCGTAACCGGCGTGGATGATCCCTACGAGCCGCCGGTGAACCCGGAACTGACCATCGATACGACGGAACTCACTCCCAACGAAGCGGCTCAGGAAGTCTTGCTCTATCTCGAGGAACAGGGGTATGTGCGGTAA
- the fabZ gene encoding 3-hydroxyacyl-ACP dehydratase FabZ, with protein MSSTDPSRIDIRGIMDLLPHRYPLLLVDRVLEYEPKAFIRAIKNVTFNEPFFQGHFPGYPLMPGVLIIEALAQTAGLLLMVSKPKDELHNKLFLFTGLERVKFRRQVVPGDQLELHMRHVRNKMNVWKMEGTAQVNGQVVAEAMLSGAFVDREQA; from the coding sequence ATGAGCAGTACCGACCCTTCGCGTATCGATATTCGGGGGATCATGGACCTGTTGCCCCATCGCTACCCACTGTTGCTGGTGGACCGGGTCCTGGAATACGAACCCAAGGCCTTCATTCGGGCGATCAAGAACGTTACGTTCAACGAGCCCTTTTTCCAGGGACATTTTCCCGGTTATCCCCTGATGCCCGGGGTGCTGATCATCGAGGCCCTGGCCCAGACTGCCGGGTTATTGCTGATGGTGAGCAAACCGAAAGATGAACTGCACAACAAACTTTTTCTGTTCACCGGGCTGGAGCGGGTCAAGTTTCGCCGACAGGTGGTGCCCGGAGACCAACTGGAACTCCACATGAGACACGTTAGAAACAAGATGAACGTCTGGAAAATGGAAGGAACGGCCCAGGTCAACGGACAGGTGGTGGCCGAGGCGATGCTCAGCGGAGCGTTCGTTGATCGGGAGCAGGCGTGA
- the fdhD gene encoding formate dehydrogenase accessory sulfurtransferase FdhD: MHASPLDVAVSTLIIARDGQEAAVERVLVEQPVEVALNERVIGTAMVLAQDLDVFGAGFLFGQGYVSTPEDIVEVVLCEQGRVTVYARTEDRGGEGTEGRSDDRDADPETIITSGCGGTGRISRRMLEEEFSPAAESRMDLAQVGELIRGTLGASTLQQDTHCVHACGYWAEGRFLGCFEDVGRHNAVDKVIGAILLRRFPTGGAVYTTGRLTSDMVLKCARIGIPIVLSRSAPSSLGLDIARRADLTLGGYARPGRVNIFNAPRRIVAQLPDADATTAS; the protein is encoded by the coding sequence ATGCACGCCTCACCCTTGGATGTCGCCGTTTCCACGCTGATCATCGCCCGTGACGGTCAGGAAGCGGCAGTGGAGCGGGTTCTCGTGGAACAACCCGTGGAGGTCGCCCTGAATGAACGGGTCATTGGGACGGCTATGGTGCTGGCCCAGGACCTGGACGTGTTCGGGGCCGGGTTTCTTTTCGGGCAGGGGTATGTGTCCACGCCGGAAGACATTGTGGAGGTTGTGCTCTGCGAGCAGGGCCGGGTCACGGTGTACGCGCGGACGGAAGATCGAGGAGGTGAGGGGACCGAGGGTCGCTCTGATGACCGGGATGCGGACCCGGAGACCATCATCACTTCGGGTTGCGGGGGGACCGGCCGGATCAGTCGGAGAATGCTGGAGGAGGAATTTTCGCCCGCGGCGGAGAGCCGGATGGACCTGGCTCAGGTCGGCGAGCTGATCCGCGGGACCCTGGGAGCGTCCACCTTGCAGCAGGACACCCACTGCGTACATGCCTGCGGGTACTGGGCCGAGGGGCGTTTTCTGGGATGTTTCGAGGATGTCGGTCGGCACAATGCCGTGGACAAGGTCATCGGAGCGATCCTGCTGCGGCGTTTTCCCACGGGCGGCGCTGTCTACACCACTGGTCGGCTGACCTCGGACATGGTCTTGAAATGCGCCCGGATCGGCATCCCCATCGTCCTCTCCCGATCCGCACCGTCCTCTTTGGGTCTGGACATCGCCAGGCGAGCCGACCTGACCTTGGGCGGTTACGCTCGTCCGGGACGGGTGAATATCTTTAACGCGCCCCGGCGAATCGTCGCTCAGTTGCCGGACGCCGACGCGACGACCGCCTCATGA